The following are encoded in a window of Haliotis asinina isolate JCU_RB_2024 chromosome 14, JCU_Hal_asi_v2, whole genome shotgun sequence genomic DNA:
- the LOC137260593 gene encoding uncharacterized protein, translating into MTRRQFPLFFFITCCGFDIVRSTICGACQVEPLPLFLNKRVSVGVHWTKTTSSRAECAAHCSHFHSIRSFGYKGSTGECVAYTEPLTTPADTTYVGETGFNMFSTCASVNHFGSCVTSADCTAAQTTCNEGLCVCNIMHVYSHGSCVQGCSMFGTGFTTFKNKNIDNHNDKIITNVETAETCMSLCIAEEDFLCVTADYAHTANGCILSSTTWYEAPSASHLDSTNFDVIIRNCA; encoded by the exons ATGACCAGAAGACAATTTCCACTTTTCTTCTTCATAACTTGTTGCGGGTTTGATATCGTCAGAAGTACCATCTGTGGTGCATGCCAGGTAGAGCCACTACCTCTATTCCTGAACAAGAGGGTCAGCGTCGGGGTTCACTGGACAAAGACAACGTCCAGCCGTGCAGAATGCGCTGCGCACTGCAGCCACTTTCACAGCATCAGGTCCTTTGGCTACAAGGGCAGCACTGGAGAATGTGTGGCCTACACCGAGCCTCTCACAACACCAGCGGACACAACGTACGTTGGTGAAACCGGATTCAACATGTTTTCAACATGTGCATCAG TCAACCATTTTGGTTCTTGTGTCACCTCTGCAGACTGCACTGCTGCCCAGACTACTTGTAATGAGGggctgtgtgtgtgtaacaTCATGCACGTGTACTCCCATGGCAGCTGTGTTCAAG GTTGTTCCATGTTTGGCACTGGATTCacgacatttaaaaataagAACATTGATAACCACAACGACAAGATAATTACGAACGTGGAAACCGCAGAGACATGTATGTCTTTGTGCATAGCAGAAGAAGATTTCCTATGTGTAACAGCCGATTACGCACATACAGCAAACGGGTGCATTCTAAGTAGCACAACTTGGTACGAAGCCCCATCGGCATCCCATTTGGACTCTACCAACTTCGATGTAATCATACGTAATTGTGCTTAA